Proteins encoded in a region of the Enterococcus gilvus ATCC BAA-350 genome:
- a CDS encoding DUF5960 family protein: MDMTYFEGQDVFLEDYKKAAKAETIDSQKVIDAVMDQLNKPTPDDKLSYILPGSETVSGRSVRFPFRKELIAMDQEATVSTQFFYEGSPVEYEVLDEEQR; the protein is encoded by the coding sequence ATGGATATGACCTATTTTGAAGGACAAGACGTATTTTTAGAAGATTATAAAAAAGCCGCAAAAGCAGAAACGATCGATTCCCAAAAGGTGATCGATGCGGTGATGGATCAATTGAACAAGCCAACACCGGACGACAAATTGTCGTACATTCTGCCTGGTTCAGAGACCGTAAGCGGGCGTTCCGTACGTTTCCCATTTCGTAAAGAACTGATCGCGATGGATCAGGAAGCCACGGTTTCGACGCAATTCTTTTACGAAGGCTCTCCCGTGGAATACGAAGTTTTAGATGAAGAACAACGTTAA
- a CDS encoding NupC/NupG family nucleoside CNT transporter: MHFVIGIIGLILVLALGFLISSDRKNIRYSPILVMLVLQFLLGFVLLRTTVGTTIVGSLAGVFDALLRFAGAGVEFVFGGIANKGSFPFFLNVLMPIVFISAIIGILRYIKILPLFMKGVGLGLSKINGMGKLESYNGIASAILGQSEVFISIKKELPTLTEQRLTSMSISAMSTVSMSIVGSYMALIQPRYVITALVLNLFGGFIIASVVNPYQLENDDLVIEEDKEQTFFQMLGEYILDGFHVAVTVAAMLIGFVALIAMINFIFSKLTGLTFQEILGYVFAPLAFLTGIPWKEAVDAGSLMATKLVTNEFVAMTELAKGSWDFTPRTTAILSVFLVSFANFSSIGIISGAMKGLNEEKGNLVAKHGLKILLSASLVSFLSAIITGLIF, encoded by the coding sequence TTGCATTTTGTGATAGGTATTATTGGGCTGATCCTTGTTTTGGCTCTAGGTTTTTTGATTAGCAGCGACCGTAAGAACATTCGTTATTCGCCTATTCTGGTCATGTTAGTTTTGCAATTTTTATTAGGCTTTGTTTTATTGCGTACAACGGTAGGAACGACGATCGTTGGCAGTCTGGCTGGCGTGTTTGATGCTTTGCTGCGCTTTGCAGGAGCAGGAGTCGAATTTGTTTTTGGCGGCATCGCCAACAAGGGCAGCTTCCCTTTCTTTCTAAATGTCTTGATGCCGATCGTCTTTATCTCTGCCATTATCGGGATCTTGCGCTACATCAAAATCTTGCCCCTCTTCATGAAGGGTGTCGGCCTCGGGCTTAGTAAAATCAACGGCATGGGAAAATTGGAATCCTATAACGGGATCGCCTCTGCTATCTTAGGTCAATCGGAAGTCTTTATTTCCATTAAAAAGGAATTGCCTACCTTAACGGAACAGCGTCTGACCTCTATGAGTATTTCAGCGATGTCCACTGTTTCTATGTCGATCGTCGGTTCGTACATGGCACTGATCCAGCCACGTTATGTGATCACAGCACTTGTGTTGAATTTATTCGGCGGGTTCATCATCGCTTCCGTCGTGAATCCTTACCAATTGGAGAATGACGACTTGGTGATCGAGGAGGACAAGGAACAAACCTTTTTCCAAATGCTGGGGGAATACATCCTTGACGGCTTCCATGTCGCGGTCACTGTAGCGGCTATGCTGATTGGCTTCGTCGCATTGATCGCCATGATCAATTTTATTTTCTCCAAGCTCACAGGCCTGACCTTCCAAGAAATTTTAGGGTATGTCTTTGCGCCACTGGCGTTTCTTACAGGAATCCCTTGGAAAGAAGCCGTGGATGCCGGAAGTTTGATGGCCACAAAGCTTGTGACCAATGAATTTGTCGCTATGACAGAATTGGCTAAAGGAAGCTGGGATTTTACCCCGCGTACAACAGCCATCCTTTCGGTTTTCCTAGTTTCCTTCGCGAATTTCTCTTCTATCGGGATCATCTCTGGTGCGATGAAGGGACTGAATGAAGAAAAGGGCAATCTAGTAGCAAAGCATGGCTTGAAAATTTTGCTAAGTGCCAGTTTGGTCAGCTTTTTAAGCGCGATCATCACAGGTTTGATCTTTTAA